GGTGCACTCTACGAGCCGTGCAACGTGCCCACTGGAGTTGGTTGTGTATCAAGGATCCcctatatgcacacacacacctccacctccaccaatgcactcttcttcctcctcctcctccagacaactgctgggaaaaaaataaaacaccagcCCCAACCGTCAGCAACAAGGTAACAGAGCCATTCGACCTCATTTTTCTACTGTTCAATTTTTTCCttgttatatttgtttcctaATTTCTGCCCAAAAGGAAAGATGTCGCATCAGACTGTGACTGTTGCGAGGAGAATGAAAAAGGACTCTTGTTTCAGAGGCAACCAAGAGCTCCGGCAATAGCAACTTCAGAGAAATGCACCATCGCAAGAAGTTTTCCTAGGACAGAACAAAACTTGAAACGAAAGGACcagaggaggagagcaggagcCAGCCTCTCCTCTCCGCACACGCGAGCAGCCAGCATCACCACGCCTTCAAGGacgaaaaaaaaagttttactacTCGAAAGGAAACCGAGTGAAATGTGTtcctgaggaggagagaagagagcgGGCGAGGGGAAGGAGCAGTCCGGTTGCTGGCCATCCATAATTTGGTTAAGGAAGAAAGGAACGGCTGCTTTCTTTGTTGTCTCCCGTGAAATCTTCACTTAGCAGGTGGACTGAGCCCCGCGCCCAGGCAGAGTCCTCACTCGCCTGAGGACAGCAGGAGGAGCCGGAGCCGGCGCGCCCCGCCAAAGAGCCCGGAGCGCAGGCCAGCGCCCCGCCCGGTGAGCCCCGCTGGAGCGAGCGGAACGCgccggggctggggggcggcCACGACCCCCCCTGAAGGGGGCGGCCACGGAGCGCGCCCCGAGAAGCGAGCCCCCCTTCCCAGAgcgctgctcctgctgctgctgctgctgctgctgctgaccaAGGCCGGCCGGCGACCCCCGCGCCCTGCCGAGCGGCCTTGCAGCTGCAGCCgggggccgcggcggcggcggcggcggcgggggcggaggcggcggaggaggaggcggcggcgaaGGCGGCGGGGCCGGCCCGGGccccgggcgggggcgggggaggaggagggggaggaggcgggaggcgggggggcgcggcggcggcggcggcggcggccgcggctgctgctgcggcggcggcggcggtggtggCGGCGGTGGGGTGGCGGGAGCGGAGCGGCATGGCCACGGCGGCTTCTAACCCCTACCTGCCGGGGAACAGCCTGCTGGCGGCCGGCTCCATTGTACACTCGGACGCGGCGGGAGCCGGCGGCGGCGGgggtggcggcggcgggggcggcggcggcggcgcgggagGCGGCGCGGGCGGCATGCAGCCCGGTAGCGCCGCCGTGACCTCGGGCGCCTACCGAGGGGACCCGTCCTCCGTCAAGATGGTCCAGAGCGACTTCATGCAGGGGGCCATGGCCGCCAGCAACGGCGGCCATATGCTAAGCCACGCGCACCAGTGGGTCACAGCCCTGCcccacgccgccgccgccgccgccgccgccgccgctgccgccgtgGAGGCGAGCTCGCCGTGGTCCGGCAGCGCCGTGGGCATGGCCGGCAGCCCCCAAcagccgccgcagccgccgccgccgccgccgccgcagggCCCCGACGTGAAGGGCGGCTCCGGACGCGACGACCTGCACGCGGGCACCGCGCTGCACCACCGCGGGCCGCCGCACCTCgggcccccgccgccgcccccgcacCAGGGCCAcccggggggctggggggccgccgccgccgcagccgctgcagccgccgccgccgctgccgccgcacACCTCCCGTCCATGGCCGGAGGCCAGCAGCCGCCGCCTCAGAGTCTGCTCTACTCGCAGCCCGGGGGCTTCACGGTGAACGGCATGCTGAGCGCGCCCCCGGGtccaggcggcggcggcggcggcgcgggtgGCGGCGCCCAGAGCCTGGTGCACCCGGGGCTGGTGCGCGGGGACACACCCGAGCTGGCcgagcaccaccaccaccaccaccaccacgcgCACCCTCACCCGCCTCACCCGCACCACGCGCAGGGGCCTCCGCAccatggcggcggcggcgcggggcccGGACTCAACAGCCACGACCCGCACTCGGACGAGGACACGCCGACCTCGGACGACCTGGAGCAGTTCGCCAAGCAGTTTAAGCAGCGACGCATCAAACTCGGCTTCACGCAGGCCGACGTGGGGCTGGCGCTGGGCACGCTGTATGGCAACGTGTTCTCGCAGACCACCATCTGCCGCTTCGAGGCCCTGCAGCTGAGCTTCAAGAACATGTGCAAGCTCAAGCCGCTGCTGAACAAGTGGCTAGAGGAGGCGGACTCGAGCACCGGCAGCCCCACGAGCATCGACAAGATCGCGGCGCAGGGCCGCAAGCGCAAGAAGCGGACCTCCATTGAGGTGAGCGTCAAGGGTGCGCTCGAGAGCCACTTCCTCAAGTGCCCCAAGCCCTCCGCGCAGGAGATCACCAACCTGGCCGACAGCCTGCAGCTCGAGAAAGAGGTGGTGCGGGTCTGGTTCTGCAACCGGCGCCAAAAGGAGAAGCGCATGACGCCACCCGGGATCCAACAGCAGACGCCGGACGACGTCTACTCGCAGGTGGGCACCGTGAGCGCCGACACGCCGCCGCCGCACCACGGACTGCAGACGAGCGTGCAGTGAAGGCCAGGGGCGCAGCGCAAAGAGGGCtgccgccgtcgccgccgcctCCGCAGCCGCTGTCAGCACCGCCACCAATtcccgccgccgccaccgccgccgctgccgccgccgccgccgccgccgcagcgcCAACCCGCACTGGGGCAGCACCGGGCCCGGGCCGGTCCGCCGCCCTCTCCTCCGCCCAAAGACAAACATGCCGGCCCTTGGAGGcaaaagagcgagagagagacagaccaagGAGACGTTTCTGAAGTCCAGGGAAGGAGGggcacaacaaaacaaaaagcgtAATAAATACCGAgactgttttatatacatatatataacaaacaaaaccggaagagaaaaaggaggcgATCATGAGATCTCGTTTATACTGTGGtggtgtttcctttttgtttttctttttctttttaaagaagggtGAAGATGCCTTGCTCACCAAAACTGCACTCCTGAGGTTTTATCCACCCTAGAAAGTCCTACACGGCAACGGTGGACCAGCACCTAGCACCTGCCTCGTCctctcctcttaaaaaaaaaaaaaaaaaagcacccctCTCTCCTTTTCACTCACTCTCCCCTCCAAAGGGCTGCCTAAAGTGATCTATCGAAACTCTTTCCTGGGAACGACCTGAAAAAAAGCTGAGGCACCGGGTTTAATCAGGGGATGACTCTGTGCTTGGGGGCCCTGTGTTTCTTGGCCATGTTAAAGTCATTTGGGGACAAATTGACTAtgaaatgggaaggagaaaacaaagaacagtcttcgggaagaaaaaaaaatgaaatattcacagCTTCTGAAATTAACAGACTGAATagcaaagccaaaagaaaaagtatCCTCAAAGTAACCTTGGAAATAAATCATTATGAAAGAGCAGAGGGATGGGCGAGGGAGAAGGGGATGTCCTCCGAGGAGTGGGAGAGGCCCGGCCGAGTCCTGGGCAGGGCGGGCGCGGACTGGGCGCGGAGCGAGGCCCCGCCACCAACCCCGGCTTTAACGGCGGTCACTCGGGTGGATGAGGCCTAAAGATTCCAccgctaatattttttttattaatattttttattttttatttctggactGACTCAGATAAAGAGATTTAGAAGGACTGAGCACCAGCCGACGCACTTCTCTGGACTTCTCTCCTCAATCCGTTGCCAACTTTGATTGAATGGGTGCTGAGGTTGTGATTACATAATACTGCCATTTCCAAGCAGTGTTTTTGGTAGGTTTTAATAAACAGACTTTTCAAAAGACGGCAATATAGAATTGTTAGATCCGTTGTTGatctaaaaatatttgctttatattttcattaaatgacttcttttaatattttattcagaatACTTATGAACTGCTGCAAAACGgtaatttatttttccccagaTCTTGTATTACGTGTTTTTTTCAGACGAGcacaaatcaaaatgaaatgaaaatatggacAGTTGCTAGGTAGTAAGGGTATCTTTTGATGTGATCATTTGATTGTAATTTAATTTGAGTAGTGATTCCGTAAGAGCTGAtcgagaaaataaatttgttagaATGAACTAGTCTGTGTCTGATGCGTAAACGCTATGTGGGAAGAAAAGAGTTctttagaagatatttttttaCTAATGCAAGTCCTTAAGTGATAGCACTGAGGAAGCAGACCCTGCTCCACCTAAggtatatttggaaataaagagtAAAGGACAGACATGACAGAAACTGCTAGTACTTTAACATAGTTGTCACTCCTCGTTAATCCATAAATCTCAcaacatttttctctcccttggtTTCAGTGGGTGTTTTTAGTGTTTTCAGGTGAGATTGTCTAAAGACTAGTCCTTTTCTTGGAgatacctgtgtctttttatCATCTTTACCAGAAGACTGGACTACAGCACCAGTAATAATGTGCCAACTGGTTATTAATGGTTAATACAGAGCTCCCCCAACCCAAGTTTagcctctctttcccctcccgtCCCCCCAAACATACTAagtgtctttcctctttttctgaagACTAATACTTGTAAAGAATAGCTTACaagtctataaaatatttttatattaattacttCCCATTAATAACTATATGCAATTCAGTTTAAATTATTAagctgttttggggtttttgttttgttttgttttgtttatttttcttgtattggAAGAATGTAGTTCTAATATCCTGATTATGGGCCACACTGCATTACCCTCAGTCTGATCACCAGCTCAGACTTAAGATGCCATATTTCTGTGTTCTGGTCTTTCCCCAGTATGATTCTGTATCTTCTTTACTGGTCCTGGGCTCTGAGCTTTTTTTGATCACTCTTTAGCCACACCCTGCAGAGCGGTCACATTTATCAAGTTAATGTATCAATATTTACAATGTGGGAAAATGAAAGTATAATGCCTCAGGTTGTGAGTACTACAGATGCAAAAGACTCTGCTCAGTTGAGTCCCTTTGTATTGTACTTTGAAAAAGTATTTGGGAGTGATAAAGCAATGATTTTATGGATTAATTTCCTCTTAATCTCATTTAGCTGTCACTCACTTTCTACCTTCTctcatcttcctctctcttcctctgataTCGATgcaggggttaaaaaaaaaacccggaAAACTGTGAGAGCAACAAGGAACAGTCATTTCTTCCAGACAGACCCTGTGTCACTTTCATAAATCAAGCCCAGCCAGATGGCCGTGTATTGGGTTGCATTATTTTAAACACCAAATCGTACTAAAAATCACAATCATTTTGATTTGTGAAATCTGAAAAAGGCCATATTTATtaaacagagagaagggaaaaaattgaaaacaagaaacaacaatttACTTTTCTTCGCCTTCTTGTTTCCTATTTCTCTTGTTATTGTAATCTCTCAGCCCGGCAAATTTACAACCTGGagtgggggtcgggggtgggaacaaacttcatcattttttttgAGGGGCTACTGGGGCAAGCAAAGCAGGCCTCGTGAGAAAGCTGAGGACTGGGTGTGGTGGTTTTTATATGGTGGCTACTACTGGCACGTGAGATGAAACCCTATTTTCTCTACAGGAATGGTAGTGGTTGATTAGACTGAGAATGGgtccatttaaaattttaggaggtaTTTGCTTACTCGATTTGGCTGACAACAAAGAACTAACATTAGATTTCACACTGTTTTCTATTAAAAAGCAACCTTTGCTGATTACTTTGGAAGGAGCCCAGATTTAGAGGTAGCAGAGGAACTTTTGATTGGAGAAGATGGGAAAGAAAGcccattttatttcatcattttgcGTTTTTAAAAGTGAGCTCATGCTTGcactccatatttttttttaaaatcaacccTTTGAAtgtatttacaaaatgaaattcatGGCTGAAAAACAAAAGAGGGCAGCTATAACTGAGAGGTTTTGTGCTAAGGCTTATATTGTTACAcatgtaaataatgaaaatattgttaTATATCACCAGATCTTTTTAATGAATTTGGTCATTGTGTTCCTTTGCAGCGCAAGTGTCTTGTGCTTCGTAAAGTGCCCATTTGTTTCCTCCATTTCAatccaccccctcctccccttccaaccCAAAGGAAAGTGACAAAGTTCTGTTCCATCAATCTGGCTAATCCTGAGCTAGGCCCATTTATAGTTTGCAGTGTCCTGTGGTTCCTGATCAGTTGTCCAAGCCCCTGTCACCTCATTCACCCAACCATCTTCCTGCAAGTCTGGGCGATAAATCATTCAAGGTGTATTTAAAATAGTCACTTTGCTGTTGttgctctgccttttttttttttttaagtacttagcCAAGGACTACTTCTTTGTTCCAAAATAGAACTGTTCATTATTGATCTTAGAGattccctctgcttccctgtaGCCTCCAGTGTTTGCTTATTACCATGCTCATAATCTGTTTTGTATGAATGGTTTTCAACATTCAGAGAATAATTGGTTCTAATATTAAATGCAGTATATACTATTGATAGTTTTATCGATAagtgtaatattttaaataattttaacaattaaatttgttttttaaattatatatttgtaaagtATTTATCCTGTTGGAAGCAACAATATATTGTTGTATTTATTcgtttatttttgtaataaatgaTCAACCTCTTCAAGCTAAATCAAAAATgacacttttatatatttatacaaaatgcattttaagaTATGGGCATATTTGCACCAATTTGTATGTAAATAGAGTAAGAGCCATCAATAACTTGTAGCTTTCAGAACTAAATTGAAGGAAGAAACATTCTCTCCACATGGAGTTTAGTTTGCCCAAGTTCCAGGGTAATTAATCAAACTCTAAAATGGATGCAACAAGTATTGGCACTGGATGCAGACTTGAAATTAATTATTTAGGAGGTGGACCTGGTTTTTTTCAAGGCAGAAGGATAGCAATGAAAGAATTCTCTTCTTTCATGAAATGCACGTGGCTGACTGGACTGATTAGGAGAGATGCTATGTATCAGTGATAAAAACCCCATACCTGGCTGTGCTCAGACATCTGTGCTGGGGGAAAGGTGTTGAGAGTTAAGACTTGGAGGCTATCAGTGACTCAGAAGCAAGGTGATTGGAAAGAAAGAGTTGTGTtatgtttgttttccaaaaatagcTCTTCCTGAACCGGCTGAGTGAAGAACCTCTCTCTGCTAG
The window above is part of the Lutra lutra chromosome 9, mLutLut1.2, whole genome shotgun sequence genome. Proteins encoded here:
- the POU3F3 gene encoding POU domain, class 3, transcription factor 3, which encodes MATAASNPYLPGNSLLAAGSIVHSDAAGAGGGGGGGGGGGGGGAGGGAGGMQPGSAAVTSGAYRGDPSSVKMVQSDFMQGAMAASNGGHMLSHAHQWVTALPHAAAAAAAAAAAAVEASSPWSGSAVGMAGSPQQPPQPPPPPPPQGPDVKGGSGRDDLHAGTALHHRGPPHLGPPPPPPHQGHPGGWGAAAAAAAAAAAAAAAAHLPSMAGGQQPPPQSLLYSQPGGFTVNGMLSAPPGPGGGGGGAGGGAQSLVHPGLVRGDTPELAEHHHHHHHHAHPHPPHPHHAQGPPHHGGGGAGPGLNSHDPHSDEDTPTSDDLEQFAKQFKQRRIKLGFTQADVGLALGTLYGNVFSQTTICRFEALQLSFKNMCKLKPLLNKWLEEADSSTGSPTSIDKIAAQGRKRKKRTSIEVSVKGALESHFLKCPKPSAQEITNLADSLQLEKEVVRVWFCNRRQKEKRMTPPGIQQQTPDDVYSQVGTVSADTPPPHHGLQTSVQ